From Camelina sativa cultivar DH55 chromosome 5, Cs, whole genome shotgun sequence:
CTTCCCGAggaaacccttctttttttttcttcttcttcttcttcctctgtctctCCACAGTATCAGCTTACATCAACAAGAACAACACAAGCAGCaacaatggagaagaagaagaagtaagaagagaGCTAGCTTCTAGGAAATGCAATTGGTTTAAAGGGCACTGGGTTTATGATGTAAAGTACCCACTTTATGACCCTTACAAGTGCCCATTCATAGATCCTCAGTTCAACTGTAAGAAGTATGGTCGTCCTGACAATGCTTATCTTAAGTATCGATGACAACCATTTTCTTGCTCTCTCCCCAGgtccttctctcttcttcttctctctttccttatcTTCCTTACACATTCTTTAATTCCGGCCTTTTTTATTCAAGAacaatgctctgttttttttttttttttctttcattaattagTCTGAATAATAAATTCCACATGGTGAAAAAatttaacctttttctttttgttcccTGTTCTATTGTGaagcaaaatctttttttttttttttttaaagatccCAATAATAAATATGGAAATTTGAAGTGTTCTGTTTGTTGGGGTTTTAATGCTATATGCAGAGATATTTTAAGCATATTGGTAAGAAAGGTAACTTCAAGCTATTCAATTGAATTTCAAAGTTAGATAGTGATAGTGTagttgtagtagtagtagtgttctctctttttattttctgccTTTTTggattcaaaatttgaaactttttgttGGAGCAATAATAATGTATTGGAAATCCCATAATTTCACTCTCCAACAAGGTTTGAAAACCGAATCCGAAGCTCCTCAACCCAAAGTTTTCCTTGACTAAagtaaaaatagtaatttttttttaacgtttttaAGTAACGTTCGTTCTTGTAAACCAGCTGGAAATGTGTGTGGTTTTTaatctttctttaattattcttttcCTGCCGATCTAGAATTGAGATTTGTAATGGTTTACAGATTCAATGGGTTGTATTTCTTGAGGAGGATGAGAGGGAAGAAGATAATGTTCGTTGGAGATTCATTGAGCACAAACATGTGGCAATCTCTTGCTTGTCTGATTCATGCTTGGGTTCCTAACACTCGTTACACTCTTCTTCGCCAAAAGGGTCTTGCTTCACTTACCTTCGAGGTTTGTGTTCTTTTCATCtatggatctttttttttttaatttaattaaaaagctTATATTATTCCACTTATAATAAGTAGATATTTATTGAGTTATGACTTTACACTGTAGCTTTTTAATGTGGAAAGTGTGGTAAAAAGTCTTTATTTATCCCTTTTGTTAACGCTTAATGATTTAGTATTAAATAGGATAAAGTTAATTAAGAAAAAGGGATAAAGTGTCTTTTGGTTTGTCTCATTTGATTTGATGTAAAGATAATTAATTGCTTAGCtatagtatagttttattaatgTTGTAGTAGAAAAATAGTATTAGGACAAGAGAATTGAGAGAGCATTTAAGAGATGAACGTGATTAGTGGCCTATTTCCCAAAAAAGAGAATCTCCCGGAATATCATGTCATGTTTATAATCTTTATGATCATGAGCCACGCAAAAAgagattcgtttttttttttttcatttttgttttcctaaatgatatttttgatataaaaaagcACATGGCCAGTTAAAAATAACACATGTACGTAAATTATATACTCCATTATCTAGTGAACTaaatttggttctttttttgtaatggtACCTGACACAGGAATACGGAGTGACGTTGATGCTTTACAGAACACAGTTCTTAGTAGATCTGAATGTGGAAAAAGTTGGGAGAGTGCTTAAGCTAAATTCCATTAAGCAAGGCAACATGTGGAGAGGCATGGACGTTTTGATTTTCAACTCTTGGCATTGGTGGACTCACACCGAGCACATCCAGCCGtacgtttcttttcttttctttggctCTGTCTGTTTTTTTGagtagttttgacttttgaataatTTGATGACGTGTACGTGTGGATGTTTTTGGCAGGTGGGACTACATGGAAGATGGAAATAGATTGTACAAAGACATGAACCGGCTCATTGCTTTTTACAAAGGAATGACCACTTGGGCTCGATGGGTTAATGCTTACGTCGATCCTTCTAAGACCAAAGTCTTCTTCAACGGCGTGTCTCCGACTCATTACGAGTAAATACACTTTCATCAAtctaatcataattttttaataagtcTATTTATTAATGTCAAATTGAGTAAGTTGTTGTGTTAATCCTTGACATTCATAGgcatttctttaattaattacgttggatattttttttgtaggggAAAGGATTGGGGAGAGCCAATGAACTCATGTAGGAGTCAGACGCAGCCATTCTACGGGAGGAGGTATCCAGGAGGGATACCAATGGCTTGGGTGGTACTAAACAAAGTGATGAGCAGATTGAGGAAACCGGTCCATTGGCTCGATATAACGGGTCTCTCTCAGCTTCGTAAAGATGCTCATCCTTCAGCTTTCAGTGGGAACCATCCTGGTAATGACTGTAGCCATTGGTGTCTTCCTGGCTTGCCTGATACTTGGAACGTGCTCTTTTACTCTACTCTTTTCTCTTCCTAaataattcttgtttttttctttctgatcaATGGGGTATTAagttaacttttaaaataacaatcaattatttttagtttatcttTTCATTGTGGTCTCCTGATTCTTGACTGTTAAAAGAATACCAACGCACTTGACTGTGTGAGAGAAGAAAACATCTCAAGCAAAGTtgataattaatgaaatttccCATATAATTAGCAAAATGAGGTAACGAAATTACAGCTCTACTTGGGCCTAATAATAGATATTAATGAATGGGCCTGAAGAAGGTCACTTGTGATGTCGCAATTGAGATAAGGCAAAACTCAAAGGTTGCTCCCGAAAGTCTCCACGTGTACATGTACGGAAAGATACGTGGAGgaaacaaaacattttagttATTGGCTCAATAAACATTGAAATTGATCTCTTCCCAATTCCCACAAGCTGAGTCACCGGGCCTCTCTACACGTTTCAATAGTGAACTCAACACGTCACACACTTTTCCACAATGTTCATGACCGCCCAAACTTGGTCTTTTCGGTTCTTTGATTATAAAGCAGGAATTAAAACAGCTCGATAAGAATCATCCGAGataataacaaaaacgaaatcaAGAATAATCAAGTCTTTCGTCTTCAAAGCAAAACTGTTTCGTGAGAGTTATTTGTGTAAGTTTTAGAATGGCGTCGCAGCAAGCAAGGAGGGAGAACAAGGTGACGGAGAGAGAAGTTAAGGTGGAGAAAGACAGAGTCCCGAAGATGACGAGTCATTTCGAGTCCATGGCCGAACAAGGCAAAGATTCCGACACGCAGAAGCATCAAACAGAAGGTGGTGGTGAGACACAGTTCGTGTCCCTCTCAGACAAGGGGAGTAACATGCCGGTTTCTGATGAAGGAGAAGGGGATACAAAGATGAAGAGAACTCAGATGCCTCACTCCGTTGGAAAATTCGTGATGAGCAGCGAATCTGGGACGACGGGGAAGAAGGAGCATGAGAAGGAACATGAGAAGGCGTCGCTAGAGGATATTCGCGGACATAGAGCCAATGCTCAGCAGAAGTCAATGGATACGATACGAGCAGCTGAGGAACGGTATAACAAGGCTAAGGAAGGTTTGAGCCATGGTGGGCAAGAAGCTCGTAGCAGAGGAGGTCATGAAATGGAGGGAAGAGGGCGAGACAGTGGTGTCCATGTTTCTCACTTTAAGCCTGTTGGTGGTGGCAGAgcaggagaagaaaaagagagtggaGCACATGGTTTTCATGGGGATAAAGCACGCCATGCTCAGTTTTTGGCTGCCGGAGGTGAGGAGATGAAAGAGCGTGAACGTCAAGAATCGACCGGTGGTGGTGGTCGGAGTGCAACAGGTACAGTGGCTGAGAAAGGACGGCAAGCTAAAGAAAGTGTTGGACAAGGTGCTCAGAAAGCCGGAAGCGCTGCAAGTGAGAAAACTCAGAGAGCTTCTAGTTACGTGACTGAGAAGGGAAGGGAAACTGGACAACTGGCGGCTCAGAAAGGACAGGAGGCAAAGGAACAAGCTGGGAGAGCTAAAGATTACACTATGGAAAAAGCTGGTGAAGCTAAAGACACGGCGGCTGAGAAAGCTCGGAGAGCTTCGGAGTATGCGACGGAGAAAGGAAGGGAAACGGGAAACACGGCGGCTGAACAGGCTGCGAGAGCAAAAGACTACACTCTGCAGAAAGCAGTTGAAGCTAAAGACATTGCAGCTGAGAAAGCTCAGAAAGCTTCCGAGTATGTGACAGAGAAAGGGAAAGTAGCTGGGAACGTTGCATCTCAGAAAGGACAAGAGGCGGCTTCAATGACAGCTAAAGCAAAAGATTACACTGTTCAGAAAGCCAGTGAAGCTGCTGGGTACGTAAAGGAAGCAACGGTGGAAGGAGGAAAAGGAGCTGCACATTACGCCGGAGTGGCAGCTGAGAAAGCGGCTACAGTTGGGTGGACAGCGGCACATTTCACCACAGAGAAAGTGGTGCAAGGGACAAAAGCGGTTGCTGGTACAGTGGAAGGAGCGGTGGGGTACGCAGGGCATAAGGCGGTGGAAGTAGGATCTAAGGCGGTGGATTTGACTAAGGAAAAAGCTGCGGTGGCTGCTGATACGGTGGTTGGGTATActgcaaagaagaaagaagaagctcaacATAGAGACCAAGAAATGCACCAGGTATTACACAACTTATAGtcaaaatagatattttttagcATGTTTTTTGTATGATGTTGTTACGTGGTTCACAAGAAACTCAATAAACTATGTTTTGGGATTTGTTTTGAGGGAGGTGAGGAAGAGAAGCGACCAGGGTTTGTCACAGAAGCAAGGAGAGGCTTTGGAGAAGAGTACGGAGAAGAAAGAGGGAGTGAAAAAGATGTATACGGTTATGGATCAAAAGGAATGTCCGGAGAAGCGAGGAGAGATGTTGGGGAGGAGTACGGAGGAGAAAGAAGGACTGAGAAAGATGTCTTCGGATATGGAACAAAAGGAATGGTCGGAGAAGCGAGGAGAGATGTCGGAGAGGAAtacggaggaggaagaggcaGTGAGAGATATGTCCAAGAAGAAGGAGTTGGAGCGGGAGGAGTGCTTGGGGCAATTGGCGAGACTATAGCTGAGATTGCGCAAACGACCAAGAACATAGTGATTGGAGATGAGCCTGTGAGGACACATGAACCTGGAGCTACTGATCCTGAGTATGTGATGAGACAGCAACATGGACAACGTTGATGGAGAAatgttttggggttttttgctttctttaaaAAGGGtctgtcttttgtttttatgtatgtgAATAAAGCTCTGTTTCAAAGAGTTTTctagtaaataacaaaaaagctctgtttctgtttgaaAGGTTTGAAGAATATGTTGGTTGTTGGTTCCTTCTGTAGTAAGCTTGACCCTACTCTTGAATACTAAGTTGGTAAACTTTTAACATTTTGCGCAATCTGTATGTGTATTAGCAAAATATAGAAAGGTAGAAACAGTTATTGGTTTTCAAAACGTAATGAGACTTCATGCAAGTataagtgtaaaaaaaaaagaccattcTTACACTTGTCGAGATTTCATATGACTGCATATGGTTTCAGGGTGAGTGTATCATTAACTGTGACTGCATATGGTTTCATTAACGATATCTATGAGGTGAGGGTAAATTTAAGCATGATGTACATGGCATTAGAAAATATCGAGTGCTTCAATTGTTAATTAATGCTCTG
This genomic window contains:
- the LOC104785111 gene encoding seed biotin-containing protein SBP65-like isoform X2; this translates as MASQQARRENKVTEREVKVEKDRVPKMTSHFESMAEQGKDSDTQKHQTEGGGETQFVSLSDKGSNMPVSDEGEGDTKMKRTQMPHSVGKFVMSSESGTTGKKEHEKEHEKASLEDIRGHRANAQQKSMDTIRAAEERYNKAKEGLSHGGQEARSRGGHEMEGRGRDSGVHVSHFKPVGGGRAGEEKESGAHGFHGDKARHAQFLAAGGEEMKERERQESTGGGGRSATGTVAEKGRQAKESVGQGAQKAGSAASEKTQRASSYVTEKGRETGQLAAQKGQEAKEQAGRAKDYTMEKAGEAKDTAAEKARRASEYATEKGRETGNTAAEQAARAKDYTLQKAVEAKDIAAEKAQKASEYVTEKGKVAGNVASQKGQEAASMTAKAKDYTVQKASEAAGYVKEATVEGGKGAAHYAGVAAEKAATVGWTAAHFTTEKVVQGTKAVAGTVEGAVGYAGHKAVEVGSKAVDLTKEKAAVAADTVVGYTAKKKEEAQHRDQEMHQVRKRSDQGLSQKQGEALEKSTEKKEGVKKMYTVMDQKECPEKRGEMLGRSTEEKEGLRKMSSDMEQKEWSEKRGEMSERNTEEEEAVRDMSKKKELEREECLGQLARL
- the LOC104785111 gene encoding seed biotin-containing protein SBP65-like isoform X1 — its product is MASQQARRENKVTEREVKVEKDRVPKMTSHFESMAEQGKDSDTQKHQTEGGGETQFVSLSDKGSNMPVSDEGEGDTKMKRTQMPHSVGKFVMSSESGTTGKKEHEKEHEKASLEDIRGHRANAQQKSMDTIRAAEERYNKAKEGLSHGGQEARSRGGHEMEGRGRDSGVHVSHFKPVGGGRAGEEKESGAHGFHGDKARHAQFLAAGGEEMKERERQESTGGGGRSATGTVAEKGRQAKESVGQGAQKAGSAASEKTQRASSYVTEKGRETGQLAAQKGQEAKEQAGRAKDYTMEKAGEAKDTAAEKARRASEYATEKGRETGNTAAEQAARAKDYTLQKAVEAKDIAAEKAQKASEYVTEKGKVAGNVASQKGQEAASMTAKAKDYTVQKASEAAGYVKEATVEGGKGAAHYAGVAAEKAATVGWTAAHFTTEKVVQGTKAVAGTVEGAVGYAGHKAVEVGSKAVDLTKEKAAVAADTVVGYTAKKKEEAQHRDQEMHQGGEEEKRPGFVTEARRGFGEEYGEERGSEKDVYGYGSKGMSGEARRDVGEEYGGERRTEKDVFGYGTKGMVGEARRDVGEEYGGGRGSERYVQEEGVGAGGVLGAIGETIAEIAQTTKNIVIGDEPVRTHEPGATDPEYVMRQQHGQR